A single window of Chloracidobacterium sp. DNA harbors:
- a CDS encoding TonB-dependent receptor, which yields MTFAICKSKEILAICAIVISIVLAGSATAQTGSAIIQGTVTDQQGAVVAGATVKLSNESRGYSRTAVTSSSGAYSFSSVPPDTYQLSIEANGFKKLVQSKVSALVDKTSSFDAVLEPGAVSEVVNVSADGLESIVNTQDASLGNNFVSRQILQLPLQGRNVANLLSLQAAVTPDGSVAGGRADQANITLDGVDVNNQQNAGAFESVIRVNPDSVDEFRVTTLNPDASKGRSSGAQISLITKSGSNDFRGALYEYHRNTATTANDWFNNRAGVERPKLLRNLFGGRLGGPIVKDRLFFFYNYEGMREAKGESVVQVVPTASLGQGNIQFVDNTGQSWNVTAAQINTMTVSGLPVVDVNPLVTTLFAQAAARYPVNDDTQGDGRNSGGFRFNASTPVKQNAHTARLDWNVTQDQKHVISFRGNYQQDITGYPSFFPDTPSTNSWSHPLGMALTHTWLLNSNMTNRLSYGLTRIAFSDQGDSDAPQLTFRYIYQPSGFNRTFSRTNPTQNITDDFTWIKGNHSFQFGTNIRLIKNTRENFARAFDYGVTNPSAYPANAARTAINNFITAATGSPRTISGTAWSTPAQGALVALLGRLSEYGANFNFDTKGQLIPANTGIRREFKTQEYDFYFQDTWKLKSNLTLTAGVRYGLSMPVTETQGYETVPSIPLSTYLQNTVSAMNNGQNYREPLSVRLAGKANGLDSMYPLDTNNIQPRVSIAWSPEFNKGFLSKMFGKDSESVFRAGFAITNDYFGQQLATNWDGSNSLGFASEASINVNTYNITNNPAPLYTGPNMTIRNLPNLTVPTGLSFPQTAPFNNPGQGKIETSLDQNLVSPINYTWNISYGRKLPGKIWMDVAYIGRLARNLLIGRDAMMLRDIRDPISGMSYNEAGTILDKLLQAGAPLSSVPNLAFYNNMWAPGSLAAAFSLPAGTTNTQAVFLAQPGAGDWTYFMQQLDSYTGSRYFFQGQYDSLSAFSTVGKSDYHGATLSLRQRLAGLTWDFNYTYSKSLDQSSGLQTGGLFGSAFVLNAFNLDDQKSFSDFDLRHQINFNGVWDVPVGKGRKLWGGMNKFVDALVGGWSLAGVFRWDSGYPFDGYYDATGWQTNWNIRSYMTNTRKVKSGTFYNSAAAGCTTGCDIPNMFANPDDANAAFRTPHPGETGSRNPLRFSPKINLDASLSKSFDMPWKEGHKMTIRWDVFNVANTPYFAGQSVGTLGYTGSTADESFGRYTNMANSPRIMQFAFRYDF from the coding sequence ATGACATTTGCTATTTGCAAGAGCAAGGAAATACTTGCCATTTGTGCGATCGTGATCTCGATCGTATTGGCCGGCTCTGCGACCGCGCAGACGGGTTCGGCAATTATCCAGGGTACCGTAACTGATCAGCAAGGTGCCGTTGTCGCCGGTGCGACAGTTAAATTGAGCAACGAGTCGCGTGGCTATAGCCGAACGGCAGTTACGAGCAGCTCGGGAGCTTACTCATTCTCAAGCGTTCCACCTGATACATATCAGCTATCGATCGAGGCCAATGGCTTTAAGAAACTCGTTCAGTCAAAGGTGTCGGCACTGGTGGATAAAACCTCATCGTTTGACGCCGTGCTTGAGCCCGGTGCGGTTTCGGAAGTCGTAAATGTGTCCGCTGACGGGCTTGAGAGCATTGTTAATACTCAAGATGCCAGCTTGGGCAACAACTTTGTTTCCCGCCAGATCCTGCAGCTTCCGTTGCAGGGCCGTAACGTGGCAAACCTCCTGAGCTTGCAGGCAGCAGTGACGCCGGACGGTTCGGTCGCCGGTGGCCGTGCTGATCAGGCTAACATCACGCTTGACGGCGTCGATGTCAATAATCAACAGAATGCCGGTGCATTTGAGTCGGTCATTCGCGTCAATCCCGATTCGGTCGACGAATTTCGTGTGACGACGCTTAACCCGGACGCCAGCAAGGGACGCTCGTCGGGTGCACAGATCTCGCTGATAACCAAGAGCGGTTCTAATGACTTTCGCGGTGCTCTTTACGAATATCACCGCAATACCGCAACCACGGCCAATGACTGGTTCAATAACCGTGCCGGTGTCGAACGCCCTAAATTGCTCCGCAACCTATTTGGCGGACGACTTGGCGGGCCGATCGTTAAGGATAGATTATTCTTCTTTTACAACTACGAAGGTATGAGAGAAGCCAAGGGCGAATCGGTCGTCCAGGTGGTGCCTACCGCGAGTTTGGGTCAGGGGAACATCCAATTTGTCGACAATACAGGTCAATCGTGGAATGTCACAGCCGCCCAGATCAACACAATGACCGTCAGTGGCCTGCCGGTGGTAGACGTCAATCCGCTGGTAACCACCCTGTTTGCACAAGCTGCAGCCAGATATCCGGTCAACGATGACACACAGGGCGACGGCCGTAACTCGGGCGGTTTTAGATTCAACGCGTCGACACCGGTCAAGCAGAATGCTCATACCGCCCGACTCGACTGGAATGTTACACAGGATCAGAAACACGTCATTTCATTCCGTGGAAATTATCAGCAGGACATAACCGGTTACCCGTCGTTTTTCCCGGACACGCCTTCGACCAATTCCTGGAGTCATCCGCTTGGAATGGCTCTGACCCATACCTGGTTGCTGAACAGCAATATGACCAATCGGCTCAGTTATGGATTGACGCGGATCGCCTTCAGCGATCAGGGCGATTCTGATGCGCCGCAGTTGACGTTTCGATACATCTATCAGCCGTCGGGATTTAATCGTACGTTTAGCCGAACGAATCCGACTCAAAATATTACCGACGATTTCACATGGATCAAGGGAAACCACTCGTTTCAGTTCGGTACCAACATCCGTTTGATCAAGAATACGCGTGAGAATTTTGCTCGTGCTTTTGATTACGGCGTTACAAACCCGAGTGCGTATCCGGCCAATGCGGCCAGAACGGCGATCAATAATTTCATCACTGCTGCTACCGGTTCGCCACGCACGATTTCAGGCACCGCGTGGAGCACTCCGGCACAGGGAGCACTGGTTGCTCTTCTTGGTCGATTGAGCGAGTACGGAGCAAACTTTAATTTTGATACAAAGGGACAACTGATTCCGGCCAATACCGGCATTCGTCGAGAATTTAAGACGCAGGAGTACGATTTCTACTTCCAGGACACCTGGAAACTCAAATCGAATCTTACTCTAACGGCGGGTGTGAGATACGGCCTAAGTATGCCGGTAACTGAAACGCAGGGTTACGAGACAGTACCTAGCATCCCGCTGTCGACATACCTTCAGAACACGGTCAGCGCGATGAACAATGGCCAGAATTACCGAGAGCCGCTGTCGGTGAGACTCGCGGGTAAGGCGAACGGGCTCGATAGTATGTACCCGCTCGACACGAACAATATCCAACCTCGAGTGTCGATCGCATGGTCACCGGAATTTAACAAAGGATTTTTGTCAAAAATGTTTGGCAAGGACTCCGAGTCGGTTTTCAGAGCCGGTTTTGCGATCACCAATGACTATTTCGGACAGCAGCTCGCAACCAACTGGGACGGTTCGAATTCTCTTGGTTTTGCGTCCGAAGCATCGATCAACGTAAATACCTATAACATCACCAACAATCCGGCTCCGCTATATACCGGGCCGAATATGACTATTCGCAATCTGCCGAATTTGACTGTCCCGACCGGATTGTCATTTCCGCAGACGGCCCCATTCAACAACCCGGGACAGGGAAAGATCGAAACCTCTTTGGACCAAAACCTGGTCTCGCCGATCAACTATACCTGGAACATCAGCTATGGACGTAAGTTGCCCGGAAAGATATGGATGGATGTGGCATACATCGGGCGACTTGCACGAAATCTTCTGATCGGCCGTGATGCAATGATGCTTCGTGACATTCGCGATCCTATATCGGGAATGAGCTATAACGAGGCCGGTACGATACTCGACAAATTGCTGCAGGCCGGTGCCCCGCTGAGTTCGGTGCCGAATTTGGCCTTTTACAACAATATGTGGGCTCCGGGCAGCTTGGCGGCGGCCTTCAGTTTACCTGCCGGAACGACCAACACACAAGCTGTATTTCTTGCGCAGCCAGGTGCCGGAGATTGGACGTACTTTATGCAGCAACTTGATTCTTATACCGGCTCGAGATATTTCTTCCAGGGCCAATATGACTCATTGTCCGCATTCAGTACGGTCGGTAAGTCAGACTATCACGGTGCGACGCTATCTTTGCGGCAGCGACTTGCAGGCTTGACTTGGGACTTTAACTACACATACTCGAAATCGTTAGATCAATCATCTGGTTTGCAGACCGGTGGATTGTTCGGTTCGGCGTTTGTCCTGAATGCATTTAATTTGGATGATCAGAAGTCGTTCTCGGATTTCGATCTGCGACATCAGATAAACTTCAACGGCGTCTGGGATGTCCCGGTCGGTAAGGGCCGAAAGCTGTGGGGCGGAATGAATAAGTTCGTCGACGCACTTGTCGGCGGATGGTCATTGGCCGGTGTGTTTCGATGGGATTCGGGCTATCCTTTTGACGGCTATTATGACGCGACCGGTTGGCAGACTAATTGGAACATCCGAAGCTATATGACAAACACCCGCAAGGTCAAATCCGGCACATTCTATAACTCGGCCGCGGCGGGTTGTACCACCGGTTGTGACATCCCGAATATGTTTGCCAACCCGGATGATGCTAATGCGGCTTTCCGTACACCGCATCCGGGTGAGACGGGCAGCCGAAATCCGCTTCGGTTTTCGCCGAAGATCAATCTAGATGCGAGCTTATCAAAATCGTTTGATATGCCGTGGAAAGAAGGTCATAAGATGACGATCCGATGGGATGTATTCAACGTCGCAAACACTCCGTACTTTGCCGGCCAGTCGGTCGGAACACTAGGTTACACGGGGTCAACAGCGGACGAATCGTTTGGTCGGTACACCAATATGGCAAATTCGCCACGTATTATGCAATTTGCTTTCAGGTATGATTTCTAA
- a CDS encoding FAD-dependent oxidoreductase: MTKLNNAYDVAIVGGGPGGLAAALWCGDLGLRSILIEQETELGGQLHKIHNPVTNYPGVETANGTELADLFVAQTVRSEQFAHHQGAVANICKSDDGFLLNLSDGESIESKSVVIATGVRRRTLGVPGEMEFAGRGILDSGAGTGVLAAGLVVAIIGGGDAALENALILGRHAKQIYVIHRGDQFSARGQFIDAAGAIGNVEFIFGAIVRGVTGDEAVRGVDIELKASGEKRSLAIDNLLIRIGVQPNSKPFVDLATTSNGYIIADGSGRSSVSRIFAIGDVANPSAPTIAGAVGQAATAIKTLYKELAGQ, encoded by the coding sequence ATGACTAAGCTAAATAACGCATATGACGTAGCTATTGTCGGCGGTGGACCCGGTGGGCTTGCCGCGGCATTGTGGTGCGGTGATCTCGGCCTGCGGTCGATCCTCATTGAACAGGAAACGGAACTTGGCGGCCAACTCCACAAGATCCACAATCCGGTGACCAACTATCCGGGGGTGGAAACTGCAAATGGAACGGAGCTCGCAGATCTCTTTGTCGCCCAAACCGTAAGGTCCGAGCAGTTCGCACACCATCAGGGTGCCGTCGCGAATATCTGTAAGAGTGACGATGGATTTCTACTAAATTTGTCAGATGGAGAAAGCATAGAGTCAAAGTCCGTGGTGATCGCTACGGGTGTCAGACGGCGAACACTCGGTGTGCCCGGCGAGATGGAGTTTGCGGGCCGCGGGATCCTTGATTCGGGTGCAGGGACGGGAGTGTTGGCGGCGGGACTCGTGGTCGCGATCATTGGCGGCGGCGATGCTGCCTTGGAAAATGCGTTAATACTCGGTCGTCACGCGAAACAGATATATGTAATACATCGTGGTGACCAATTTTCTGCCCGCGGCCAATTTATTGACGCCGCGGGAGCGATCGGTAACGTTGAATTTATTTTCGGCGCAATAGTTCGCGGAGTCACGGGCGACGAGGCCGTCCGGGGTGTTGATATCGAGTTGAAAGCATCCGGCGAGAAACGAAGTTTGGCGATCGACAATCTACTGATACGAATCGGCGTTCAACCAAACTCGAAACCATTTGTTGATCTAGCAACGACGTCCAATGGCTATATCATAGCCGACGGATCAGGTCGGTCGTCGGTCTCTCGAATTTTCGCGATCGGTGATGTAGCCAATCCAAGTGCCCCGACCATCGCGGGCGCGGTCGGACAGGCGGCCACGGCGATAAAAACACTCTATAAGGAGTTAGCCGGACAATGA
- a CDS encoding response regulator translates to MPKGKTILVVDDSPTVRKLISSKLEKSGHNVVCAEDGVDAMTVLESTVPDLVLLDIAMPRMDGYAVCKLIRSNDATKEVPVVMISGKDGFFDKVRGRMAGTTGYITKPFGPETLMRALETYLLPDMAEND, encoded by the coding sequence ATGCCAAAGGGCAAGACGATCCTGGTCGTTGACGATAGTCCGACGGTACGAAAGCTCATTTCCAGCAAGCTTGAAAAGTCCGGTCACAACGTGGTCTGTGCTGAGGACGGTGTCGACGCAATGACGGTACTCGAATCGACGGTCCCCGACCTTGTCCTGCTTGATATAGCGATGCCGCGAATGGACGGTTATGCGGTCTGCAAACTCATCCGGTCCAACGATGCAACCAAGGAAGTGCCGGTTGTAATGATCTCAGGAAAGGACGGATTCTTTGACAAGGTCCGCGGCAGAATGGCCGGAACGACCGGTTATATAACCAAGCCGTTCGGTCCCGAGACTCTAATGCGTGCCTTAGAGACGTACCTCCTGCCTGATATGGCCGAAAACGACTGA
- a CDS encoding response regulator, with protein sequence MKNAVVHGIEREDTRRLIGKPEKGLIRIRIDSDSDGLTLTVADDGRGISIAKLKEKAIRNQLICAETAELMNDNDAYQLIFERGLTTADTLNLNAGRGIGMSIVKESVAKCGGQLNIASETQAGTTFTIRMPLTIPRVKAPAVKTPEPANIPKIDEPARKVVLIVDDSPSVRSQTCKVVEECGHRVITAQNGAEALELLLSGVWHPDLILSDVEMPIMDGWELLEYVKTDEHFGKIPVVMITSLAEQHHRDRAMALGASDYQIKPVNRLRLASSIASQIGEHVS encoded by the coding sequence TTGAAGAATGCCGTCGTCCACGGCATCGAACGCGAAGACACTCGCCGCTTGATCGGTAAGCCGGAAAAGGGCTTGATACGCATTCGTATCGATTCCGATAGCGACGGACTCACCCTGACAGTGGCCGACGACGGCCGAGGGATTTCAATAGCCAAACTGAAAGAAAAGGCGATCCGGAATCAGTTGATTTGTGCTGAGACTGCCGAATTAATGAACGATAATGACGCCTACCAACTAATATTTGAACGCGGTCTGACCACGGCCGACACCTTAAACCTCAATGCCGGCCGCGGTATCGGTATGAGCATCGTCAAGGAAAGTGTCGCAAAGTGCGGCGGGCAGTTAAATATTGCTTCTGAAACACAGGCCGGGACGACGTTCACAATTCGAATGCCGCTGACGATCCCAAGGGTCAAGGCACCTGCCGTAAAGACGCCGGAACCCGCCAACATTCCGAAAATTGACGAACCTGCAAGAAAGGTTGTGTTAATCGTGGACGACAGCCCAAGTGTCCGGAGCCAGACCTGCAAGGTCGTCGAAGAATGCGGCCACCGGGTCATCACCGCCCAAAATGGAGCCGAGGCACTCGAACTGCTGCTTTCAGGAGTTTGGCATCCCGACCTGATCCTTTCTGACGTAGAAATGCCGATAATGGACGGATGGGAACTGCTGGAGTATGTCAAAACCGACGAGCACTTCGGCAAGATCCCCGTGGTTATGATCACATCACTTGCCGAACAACATCATCGCGATCGGGCAATGGCTCTCGGCGCATCTGACTATCAAATAAAACCGGTTAATCGGCTACGGCTCGCAAGCTCGATCGCATCGCAGATCGGCGAGCACGTTTCTTAA
- a CDS encoding SDR family oxidoreductase yields the protein MIKKDSVAVVTGGTKGIGLAIAESLLGAGMRVFICGRSKKDLAAALDRLRPLGDVHGEMCDVRSEEQVRQMLEEAERVFGGVDILVNNAGMGVFGKTVEEISGDEFRQMIETNLLGVFYACHHAIPMIKRRSGGYIFNISSLAGQNAHPKMAAYNASKFGLNGFSEALMQEVRQDNIKVSYICPGSVNTYFGGDVPSDEKAWQLQPEDIAQVVLDLLEMNPRALPSKVEIRPSKPPVR from the coding sequence ATGATCAAAAAGGACTCGGTCGCTGTCGTGACCGGCGGTACAAAAGGAATCGGACTGGCGATCGCCGAGTCATTGCTCGGTGCCGGAATGCGTGTGTTTATTTGCGGCCGGAGCAAGAAAGATCTGGCGGCGGCACTCGACCGACTTCGTCCGCTGGGTGACGTCCACGGCGAAATGTGTGACGTTCGCAGCGAGGAGCAGGTCAGGCAGATGCTTGAGGAAGCTGAGCGTGTTTTCGGCGGGGTCGATATTCTGGTTAATAATGCCGGGATGGGGGTATTCGGCAAGACGGTCGAAGAGATCTCGGGAGATGAGTTTCGCCAGATGATCGAGACGAATCTGCTCGGTGTGTTTTACGCGTGCCATCACGCGATACCGATGATCAAACGGCGGAGCGGCGGATATATTTTCAATATCTCAAGTCTCGCGGGACAAAACGCTCATCCGAAAATGGCGGCGTATAACGCTTCAAAATTTGGATTGAACGGATTCTCCGAGGCTTTGATGCAGGAAGTGCGGCAGGACAATATCAAGGTCAGCTATATCTGCCCGGGTAGCGTCAATACGTATTTTGGCGGCGATGTGCCGTCCGACGAAAAGGCGTGGCAATTGCAGCCCGAGGACATTGCCCAAGTTGTTTTGGATCTGCTCGAAATGAACCCGAGGGCACTGCCGAGTAAGGTCGAGATCCGGCCGAGTAAGCCGCCCGTTCGTTAA
- the gatB gene encoding Asp-tRNA(Asn)/Glu-tRNA(Gln) amidotransferase subunit GatB, protein MKQGWEAIIGMEIHAQLATNTKIFCGCSVETGGEPNSNTCPVCLGLPGALPVLNRRVIELGARAALSLGLEIQETSIFARKNYFYPDLPKGYQISQYDKPFSANGHLTIMTAERDEHGRAEEWRPMTIHVQRMHLEEDAGKNVHEGLPEVDKFSYIDLNRAGTPLGEIVTSPDFRTSWQAYDYVNHVRRVLQWVGASDADMEKGNLRCEANVSVRKIGETEFRNKAELKNLNSVRFMQRAIEFEIERQIEAHEKGEPVNQESRLWDEKNNQTRFMRSKEDAHDYRYFPEPDLQPLVVSAEFIEQVKREMPELPDAMRDRFIEVYGLSFAEASQIVADKYLAEYFETTARFTANPKLSANWILGELTRELNISGKSAAESLLTAEDLAELLKAVEAGKINNNQAKEVLAEMFATGKTAPEVIAEKGFEQVSDTGAIEKIVDEVIAVSQANVDAYRAGNDKLFGFFVGQVMKASQGKANPKVVNEILKQKL, encoded by the coding sequence ATGAAGCAAGGTTGGGAAGCGATAATTGGGATGGAGATCCACGCCCAGTTGGCAACAAATACAAAGATCTTTTGCGGATGCTCGGTCGAGACGGGCGGCGAACCTAATTCGAACACCTGTCCGGTATGTCTCGGATTGCCGGGTGCATTACCGGTGCTTAATCGCCGAGTCATCGAACTAGGCGCTCGTGCGGCACTTTCGCTGGGGCTGGAAATACAGGAAACGTCTATTTTTGCACGCAAAAACTACTTTTACCCCGATCTGCCGAAAGGGTACCAGATATCGCAATACGACAAGCCATTTTCCGCAAACGGCCACTTAACGATAATGACCGCCGAGCGTGATGAGCACGGCCGTGCCGAAGAGTGGCGGCCGATGACGATACACGTCCAGCGAATGCACCTTGAGGAAGATGCCGGAAAGAATGTGCACGAAGGTCTGCCGGAAGTAGATAAGTTTTCGTACATAGATCTCAATCGGGCCGGAACTCCATTGGGCGAGATCGTCACATCACCTGATTTCCGTACGTCCTGGCAGGCGTATGACTATGTCAATCACGTTCGCCGCGTACTGCAATGGGTCGGGGCAAGCGATGCCGATATGGAAAAGGGAAATCTGCGATGTGAGGCCAACGTATCGGTCCGAAAGATAGGCGAGACCGAATTTCGGAATAAGGCCGAGCTCAAAAATCTGAATTCGGTCAGATTTATGCAGCGGGCGATCGAATTTGAGATCGAGCGCCAGATCGAAGCCCACGAAAAAGGCGAGCCAGTAAATCAGGAATCGCGTCTGTGGGACGAGAAGAATAATCAAACGCGGTTTATGCGCAGCAAAGAGGATGCCCACGACTATCGTTATTTTCCCGAACCCGATCTGCAGCCGTTGGTCGTTTCGGCGGAATTTATTGAGCAGGTCAAACGTGAAATGCCTGAGTTGCCGGACGCGATGCGAGATCGATTCATCGAAGTTTACGGACTCAGTTTTGCCGAAGCGTCACAGATCGTTGCTGACAAATATCTGGCTGAGTATTTTGAGACGACCGCCCGGTTTACTGCCAATCCGAAGCTCTCAGCTAATTGGATACTCGGCGAACTGACGCGTGAATTGAACATTTCGGGCAAATCGGCCGCAGAAAGTCTTTTGACCGCCGAGGATCTTGCCGAATTGCTCAAAGCAGTCGAAGCCGGCAAGATCAACAACAATCAGGCCAAGGAAGTTTTGGCCGAGATGTTTGCGACCGGAAAAACTGCCCCCGAGGTGATCGCTGAAAAGGGATTTGAACAGGTCTCTGATACCGGTGCGATCGAAAAGATCGTTGACGAAGTGATAGCCGTCAGTCAGGCAAATGTCGATGCATATCGTGCGGGTAACGATAAACTCTTTGGTTTCTTTGTCGGCCAAGTAATGAAAGCTTCGCAGGGAAAGGCAAATCCAAAAGTGGTCAACGAAATATTGAAGCAGAAATTATGA
- a CDS encoding TonB-dependent receptor — MRVFAGLGFSLLLTLVVFGQNGATVTGRVVMPNNGGGVHRSDVTLKSKSDSSLVYKTDADGEGNFTFRSVQAGEYVITAGPGISSVDMYVEQAFAVKEGDTLDLTLTVKLVGVMIRESVTISVNSNQPIEEVSKTVSVISGQEMRDRADFTLIDSLRTIPGFSVQQLGGFGRTASIKSRGLRSQDTALLVDGIRFRDPSAITGDASPFLGDITLTSVSRVEVLRGPGSSLYGTNAIGGTVDFRTPQATSGTHGQVSGAFGGMGLGRFRGNISHGLANGKFGIGAALSRTAYTKGIDGQDNAGNTNFQTRADLSPSAKTSISGRIFLSDAKVRLNASPDTFGIMPATNSLVIRASPNVNFVGDANDPDSFQGSRAFTGQFVVNQVINDKLYLSGHYQGLATRRTNDNGALGPGFQGASTSIFDGQIHTGNVHLNWTPTKLNSLTAGYEFERESFGNEGRTPSGTEDFYTSAGQVSHTAYVQDMLRLLDGTLQFAGGARLQKFGLSRPSFSLANAPYSDPNLVDPPNAFTLDGSASYYVRRTGTKIRAHIGNGYRVPSLYERFGTFYSTFGTPSFIAIGDPYLKPEKTLAVDGGIEQDFARRRVVLSAVYFYTTLDETIGYGNVVPNIGTTTRPYGGYLNQKGGIARGAELSGTLKPWKGADIFTSYTFTNSDQRSPQVAGSGVISSLGIPEHQFTLVATQRYKRFWVNFDLVAGSSYLAPIFSNSTYSTYVYRFSGNRKGDLTSGYTIRASGEKVSVRIFGTIENIFGREYYENGFRTASRTARIGTSLSF, encoded by the coding sequence ATGAGAGTTTTTGCAGGTTTGGGTTTTAGTCTTTTGTTAACACTTGTAGTATTCGGTCAAAATGGTGCGACAGTCACCGGAAGGGTCGTGATGCCAAACAACGGCGGGGGAGTACACCGTTCAGATGTAACACTAAAATCAAAGAGTGATTCGTCGTTGGTTTATAAAACCGATGCAGATGGAGAAGGGAATTTTACGTTCCGTTCAGTTCAGGCAGGTGAATATGTAATTACTGCTGGCCCGGGCATCAGTTCGGTGGATATGTATGTCGAACAAGCTTTCGCTGTCAAAGAAGGTGACACACTTGATCTGACGCTAACCGTCAAACTTGTGGGAGTAATGATTCGAGAATCCGTAACAATATCCGTTAACTCTAATCAGCCTATTGAGGAAGTCTCAAAGACGGTAAGCGTGATCAGCGGACAGGAGATGCGCGATCGGGCGGATTTTACGCTGATCGACAGCCTTCGGACGATTCCCGGATTTAGCGTCCAGCAACTCGGCGGTTTTGGCAGAACGGCGTCGATCAAATCACGCGGTCTTCGGAGTCAGGACACCGCACTTTTGGTCGACGGCATACGGTTTCGCGATCCTTCGGCGATAACGGGCGACGCTTCGCCGTTTTTGGGCGATATTACTCTGACCAGCGTCAGTCGGGTCGAGGTGCTCAGAGGTCCGGGGTCATCGCTCTACGGTACTAACGCGATCGGTGGCACGGTCGACTTTAGAACTCCGCAAGCAACAAGCGGCACGCACGGCCAGGTTTCCGGAGCATTCGGCGGTATGGGTCTCGGGCGATTTCGCGGGAATATTTCGCACGGCCTCGCAAACGGTAAATTTGGCATCGGTGCCGCACTGTCCCGGACGGCATATACAAAGGGCATTGACGGTCAGGACAATGCCGGCAACACAAATTTTCAAACGCGGGCTGATCTCAGCCCATCCGCTAAAACGAGCATTTCGGGCCGGATATTTTTGTCCGATGCAAAAGTGCGGCTCAACGCGAGCCCGGACACTTTTGGCATAATGCCGGCGACTAATAGCTTGGTAATTCGTGCGTCGCCAAACGTAAATTTTGTCGGCGATGCAAATGATCCGGACAGCTTTCAGGGGTCAAGGGCCTTTACCGGCCAGTTTGTCGTCAATCAGGTAATCAACGACAAATTGTATTTAAGCGGCCATTACCAAGGGCTGGCGACCCGCCGCACGAACGACAACGGGGCACTCGGACCGGGATTTCAGGGTGCATCGACGAGCATTTTTGACGGACAGATCCACACCGGGAACGTCCATCTGAATTGGACGCCGACTAAGCTGAATTCGCTGACCGCCGGTTATGAATTTGAACGAGAGAGCTTTGGCAATGAGGGCCGAACGCCGTCAGGAACCGAAGATTTTTATACAAGCGCGGGGCAGGTAAGTCACACGGCGTACGTTCAGGATATGTTGAGATTGCTGGATGGAACTCTACAGTTTGCCGGCGGTGCGAGGCTGCAAAAATTCGGGCTGTCACGCCCGTCGTTCAGTTTGGCAAATGCCCCGTACAGCGACCCGAACCTTGTTGATCCGCCAAATGCGTTTACGCTTGACGGATCGGCCTCGTATTATGTCAGACGCACCGGAACCAAGATCCGAGCCCATATCGGCAACGGCTATCGAGTCCCATCGCTGTACGAGCGATTTGGAACCTTTTACTCGACGTTCGGGACGCCGAGCTTTATCGCGATCGGCGATCCGTATCTGAAACCGGAAAAGACATTGGCGGTCGATGGCGGCATCGAGCAGGACTTTGCACGGCGAAGAGTTGTGCTTTCCGCGGTATATTTCTACACCACGCTCGACGAGACCATCGGCTACGGCAATGTGGTGCCGAATATCGGGACGACGACGCGGCCATACGGCGGATACCTGAATCAGAAAGGCGGGATCGCACGCGGCGCCGAACTTAGCGGCACTCTTAAGCCCTGGAAAGGAGCCGATATATTCACGTCGTACACGTTTACAAATAGCGATCAGCGAAGCCCTCAAGTCGCCGGAAGTGGTGTTATATCTTCGTTGGGGATTCCGGAGCATCAGTTCACACTCGTGGCAACGCAACGGTATAAAAGGTTCTGGGTCAATTTTGATCTGGTCGCAGGCAGCAGCTATCTGGCTCCGATATTCAGCAACTCAACCTACTCAACGTACGTCTATCGCTTCAGCGGAAATCGAAAAGGCGATCTGACGAGCGGTTATACGATCCGAGCAAGCGGCGAAAAAGTGTCCGTTAGAATTTTCGGGACCATCGAAAACATATTCGGCCGGGAGTATTACGAAAATGGATTTCGAACAGCCTCGCGAACCGCACGGATCGGAACGAGTTTGAGTTTCTAG